In Deinococcus proteolyticus MRP, a single genomic region encodes these proteins:
- a CDS encoding type 1 glutamine amidotransferase domain-containing protein yields the protein MTTRKKILVAVTNIAKYPEQDRATGLWLAEAVHFVKKMQEAGYDMDYVSPLGGYTPIDPHSLEQADATDWQWYQDHDFMARLGATHRPDELNAADYAAIYYTGGHGTMWDFPEDRGLQALANAIYRDGGYVTAVCHGVVGLLNIQDDQGQPLLQGREVTGFSNEEETLVGLQDAVPFLTEDALKAKGGQYRKAEQPWAEFAVADRRLITGQNPASGGKVAELLLEQLG from the coding sequence ATGACAACCCGAAAAAAGATTCTGGTCGCCGTGACCAATATCGCCAAGTACCCCGAGCAAGACCGCGCCACCGGCCTGTGGCTGGCCGAGGCCGTACACTTCGTGAAGAAGATGCAGGAAGCTGGCTACGACATGGACTATGTCAGCCCGCTGGGCGGCTACACCCCGATTGACCCCCACAGTCTGGAACAGGCCGACGCCACCGACTGGCAGTGGTATCAGGACCACGACTTCATGGCCCGCCTGGGGGCCACACACCGCCCCGATGAGCTGAACGCCGCTGACTACGCAGCCATCTACTACACCGGCGGCCACGGCACCATGTGGGATTTCCCGGAAGACCGTGGGCTTCAGGCGCTGGCAAACGCCATTTACCGTGATGGTGGCTACGTCACTGCCGTGTGCCATGGAGTGGTCGGCCTGCTGAACATACAGGACGACCAGGGCCAGCCGTTGCTGCAGGGCCGCGAGGTGACCGGCTTTTCCAACGAGGAAGAGACCTTGGTGGGCTTGCAGGACGCTGTCCCCTTCCTGACCGAAGATGCCCTCAAGGCAAAGGGAGGCCAGTACCGCAAAGCCGAACAGCCCTGGGCCGAGTTCGCCGTGGCCGACAGGCGGCTGATTACCGGCCAGAACCCCGCCTCCGGCGGCAAAGTGGCCGAGCTGCTGCTGGAACAGCTGGGCTGA
- a CDS encoding MerR family transcriptional regulator, giving the protein MSAEQLYTTQLYSIGEAAAQLGVSTHTLRYYEREGLLPVPRTPGGQRSYRQGDLDLLRFLLCLRATGMGIQGLREYMALARAGRETRPQRRDLLARHEAAVAAQLAETQVHLQAVQRKIALYDTLAAPLQEPTATPLWDDSPDDALCLAAEQAGLPDQTTPTQPSPSQGEPRA; this is encoded by the coding sequence GTGTCGGCAGAGCAGCTTTACACCACGCAGCTTTACAGCATCGGCGAGGCGGCGGCGCAGCTGGGCGTCAGTACCCACACGCTGCGCTACTACGAGCGAGAAGGCCTGCTGCCGGTTCCGCGCACCCCCGGCGGGCAGCGCAGCTACCGCCAGGGCGATTTGGACCTGCTGCGGTTCCTGCTGTGCCTGCGGGCCACCGGCATGGGTATCCAGGGCCTGCGCGAGTACATGGCTCTGGCCCGCGCTGGACGTGAAACCCGTCCGCAGCGCCGTGACTTGCTGGCCCGGCACGAGGCCGCAGTGGCCGCGCAGCTGGCCGAAACTCAGGTCCATCTGCAAGCAGTGCAGCGAAAGATTGCCCTCTACGACACACTGGCGGCTCCCCTGCAGGAGCCCACGGCAACACCTCTCTGGGACGATTCGCCGGATGATGCCCTATGCCTGGCCGCTGAGCAGGCTGGACTTCCAGACCAGACCACGCCCACCCAACCTTCCCCATCTCAAGGAGAACCCCGAGCATGA